tgcatatatactGTGAAAATTTgtgtttatataaatacatatactGTGCTGTGTGGTTTGAaaaattttcttctttaccatcaaaaaaaaattaaaaaaaaacaaaaaataattaaataatattacatGTACATATACATTTACCAGTTAAAActtcaatattatttgtatgtAACATAACctagaaatataaatataagagAGAAAAATTTAAGCAAAACTCTGCATTGCTATCAAGagaaaataagaaaataacTTTTGAATTGCTTTAATTTTTAGTTTTTATTCAATCTATAATATGTGCAATAGTTTTTCCATGGAATATACATAAACTTTGTTAAaccaatttttttttttttttttattaacaattcataaaaaaaaattataaaatggCTGATAACGATTTATCGGATGACCAGTCAGACAGTACCGTCGAAGAAACATTAGTTATGCTAAATTTACCTTCATTAAatattgatgaaaataGATTAAAGAATTTAAATACTTATCGCAAGCAAAAAGGAAATGAAATTTATatagaaagaaaaaatcaTGATACTACACCAAATGATGACTTTATTATAACGAGCAAAGATGACtcaaattatatatcaGACATGAACACGGTCAGAAATAGTTCAAACAATTTCACCaatttgaataaattaCAAATTGATTTAACAAATGAGCATGAATTAGTGGACGAGGTAAAAAATGACTTTAACAGTGAAATAGGTTCAAATGATATTCATGAGAAAATtgacaataataaaaaatctaCGATTATTGAAATATTAGAGGATAGTCACGAAGAactaaataataataaagaacatgatgatgaaaatattaaaaatgtaaataataacacaaaaagaaaatgtgTAAACAATAATGATGATCTTGATAATATACcttttgaaataaatagtatatcgttaaaaaatttatttaatgaatATCCTGAATGtatcataaataataaatacaaatttaaagGAGTTCATACATCCAGTATTGgtacaaatttatattttaaagagccagaaaatataaaaaataaaaaacttttaaaaaattgtgatATATCATACAAAgattatgaaaaaagtGTAAAAGGAGACAATTATATAACAAGAGATGATTTTGCTATTTATGAAGGCTTTTCcacaaaaattatttcatttgaAATAGACTATTAAATAGCAAAATTATTAGCCTTTCTATGCcagtttttattttattttttttttttgttattttacatttttgaAAACTATATCCAACTATGTATaggaatattttattagagctataataaattacattttattttcatatttttttgtttttatataatttacgtaattaatatatttttcatttttatgcATTCGCCTATTACACCGTTCTGTGGTgtgttttttataattaagcaaaatatacatcaaaaatatagtgaatgaattaaaatgaaatattgttccttttattgttattattatgattattattttatttacttatttacatacatatttagttattattacattattattacattattattattattttattttattttttttacatgccacgttaataatatttggACATATAATTGCGTgttttcccttttttatattccatgttaataatttatggacgtatagctatttttttaaagtatttctgacaattttttaatacattttttaatataatatataaaagtttGGGGATTAAAAGTGATAGTGTTTATACACATTATATGAAATTAGTGTTGAAAAAAAGggagaaaaaataataagagaaatatcataaatatgtaatgGATATCATTACTTGTACTATTTTTgctatttttgttttggtTAGTTAATTTCaattctaaaaataaaaggaaaataacatatatatgcacatacATAATTGCTTATTCACACAAAatgtaattttatataatccaTGGTTGCGTGGATAATTTCtcacattatatatacacacacattttttttgtacaGATAATATTTATCTTGTGTGGaatattttacaattattttgtgAAACAAAATGAATCGACGTTGATAACATTagttgtttttattttatcccTAAGTACGACCTTTATTTTAGTTTTGTTCATACCAATAGATATATATCTAGTATCAAATGgggtatatttattaaaagatgaaaaaatgaattagtGTTAAATTTGTGGAATGTTTTAAAAGCccataaaattttgatttatcattttttcttattttattttgttgtAGAATTTAGAGATATCAAATTTAGAGATAACCCAGAAATCTATATCCCGGTTTTATAACTGTTAGTTTGAACaataagaaaataataaaaatattttacgTTGGTTATATTtgcataaattatttgtaaagaaaaaaaaatatatttaagcATTTTTCATACAGCCATGTTTTGGACTCTAATATTCGaagcatatattttagtcccgttttcttatttttatcttaaaaataaaagtaatacaaaatttttttttttgtacattttaaaatagtaTATGAATTTTAGTGAGTAAATCAATATTTGTCCGaatctatatatttaataaattatgttaTTCTACATTTGCTTATTCCCCTTTTTTGTAATTCTAGAATCATATAAAAACGAATTTGATGATAATTTAGAAGTTTGCGAAAATGTTGTTGAATCCTTGAAGAAAACAGTACTAACAACatctaataataaaaattataaaaataaaatagtaacATTTAAATTCATGGCACACATATAAATTCGCAAGTGTATATGTGTGTGCAAATATTTAAGCATTAACagtcataatattttgtagatatattttatattttttttagttgcAGTTTCAATAATTGGTCTAATTTATCGACCTGGGCATAAAATTTCAATGGTAcataaaaatcaaattttattgtaaaaaaaaatatggcTATTTCCTtcactatatattttatagaatTGTTTGgtcataattttataattttttttaaataggAAAAAGGAAAAGAATTAGATTATATTTCCGATTTATTTGATGTGAAAcatagtaaaaaaaaaaaactaaatatataaatataataattatgaataaatgttaagttatatttagaatgaaaaagaataaatataaaactgttttgttatatatCATAAGCTGGAGAATCTGCCATTTTATTCTTGATGGGATGTGTTGTCTTTATTGGTGTATCTTTTTGGATTTCATACACagtaatgataaaattaataataaaaaaattagtatagaatgtatatatatatatgttcataattataataaattttatttttacaattgATTCTAGATATtaatatgttattttttttttcttttaaagaGCTATGGATTGGCTTGCTTACCCATTGAACTattgaaacaaaaaaatatagaatacgaaaaaaaggaaattgAAAATCGTTTTGAAAACTTAAAAGAGAAAGAAGCGATGATAAAAGTAACTAAATGAatgctatatattttttatataaaatttgaataaatctaaaaattatactaaaaattgtaaaaattatactaaaaattatatttgtagTATGTATCAATTAAGATGTATATTGTGTAGTtatgtcttttttttatttttttttcagaaaaaatataacacactaaatgaaataaaggATAATGATAAGGATGAAATTctaaaaattaacaatatGAAAAGGTGAGGATAATcgatatattaaaattgggatattttatgatttgctaaatatctttattttcgatctttaaattgtataaagtttaattttaataaattacaaCTTTAATTATTCAActacacatatatatttctatagATTGCTgagtaaatataattataagcTTCAAGAAATCGAAAAAATATCAGAATCTTGGctatcatatataataggaATTGCATTAACATTTCGGTAAAActctttttatattttctatatactTGCTCATTTGTTTGCACACgtacatgtatatatatactgcaatatttttttattttttaaagaatttTAACGggattaatatttttagcattttcatcaattatatatgtatctCTTTTGGCTTCCATAACGGATAAAGTAACGAGAAAGCGGCGTGTTGCTTTTGCTTTTACTTTTACTTTTGCTTTTGCTTTTGCTTTCACTTTCATTTTCGccttaatttttatttccagTATTTTAATTCTATTTGCGCCTATAAATGCGGATTTGTTTTGGACCAAATAAATACACTATATAATATGGTTGACGCAtctttgatatttttttcaaaggTTTcctatttgaaaaaataatatacaaacatatatttgtgCATGTATTTACTTTGTCTAGAACAATGTGaaatatggatatatatatgttaatttttttagtatttcCCCTTAGACATTTTAGTTGTAGTTAGTTTGGCTTTGTACATTTTTTGTTGCTCAGTATATGGAATTGTAAATGTTGGAATtcgtgttttttttattccattGTACAAATTGAAGCCTAAAAAAACATCTCCAGAagtagaaaatataattaaattgaaaaaacaaaataacaatttCTTTGTGAAAccattatattatcataattacacatattttattttataattgtttatatCAGACAATGTTagttttttcttttgtaATAATTCACATTATTTTAGTATTAATAATGAGTTTTTTAACGGTAAttaaaagtgaaaaaaagAGAGTAATCACAATCTAATTTTATcaacttatatatatatatttttttttttaaaagattgCACCAAACTATGTAACATATGGAATACAAAAGATAAAGATAAATGTTAGTAactttacaaaataaatgaatgttttattctttttttaaattttatttaaaattattaacaaaaaaactaatttatttttacagGATGAAATaggatatataaaatgttcTTTAAAGACAGATAAGCATATTTGTAAGATGTCAGTGTTGTCcctattttttaacaaaatttttttcggtttacaaaaaattttaaaatgcttaaatttttacattCCCATCATTTcgatgcatatatatatattttttttttttttttttcctttttagGAATCCCATACTTTGCAAACAGTTACTTTTTTTCAAACTGCTTTTTTATACGTAAGCGTGGGCTGGTTCATTTcactttttcattttttcacattttcattttttcattttttcactttttcACTTTGCAGTTATGTACACCCTTTCCCTGTTTTACAcaatttgttttaaaaagtCAAGTTACTTAGATCGGTTAAATGTAAgaacattaaaaaaaaacaaaattacatatattttggtTTGCTCAAtaagtatttttattttcaagaCAAGCTTGTTAAAAGTTATGGTTtactttaattttttattttatattttttatcgtTCCCTGATTAAAGGATCCCGATTTGAGTTCTGAAAGTTTggatgaaaaaatgaactTGTTACCTTTGGAGAAGCTAACATAGttattatcaaatatttacataaatatgatttttttttttttttggggggtatataaaatgagaaatatagaatatcgatattttaaataactAGAACAAGaacttattattatataatgtttttacacatattattttatttaaggAAAATGCATACACACACCTATATAATCTACTATATGAtggatttattttttttacttttttttaaattgtgaAAATAGTGTATACTTTTCTATATTCCTTATTTAtcgtttattttatttttttgttccaATGTTTTcaattatgtattttttattttaacatttttcaacatttttatttttcttccCTAATTAGtacaaacaaaatatgcatatgtgTAATGTATGTGTGTTATATATCAACATAATGAAATGTGAATAGTTCATAATTCGAGTAGAGTCATgtttgttcatttttatttaacgATTTAAAGATATAATGTGTAATAAATAGAAAGATCAATGAAAAAAGAAGGAAATAAAGCCTTTATTTGAATGTTCAATTGTGTATAATGTCAAAAGTTTATTATCGGAAATATGTTGtttaatacatattatatatattttaaatataaaattacattttattttttctctaAATAAATAGAATGTGGTAATATagatatacaaatatatctCTTAAAATGTTTGAtagttttatataaacaataaatagtattttcaatataattctcaaatttgttaaaataaaaaaaaacgttttttttttgccaCGTTAGTATTATAAGCACAttctttcttttatttatttgttaatttaatttatgtatttttttataacgatttatgcaaaaaatatttgtacaTATTCTTCCTTTCCGTTTTGTTTGAATTCTTATCACAATCAATACATACACATAAgtatataacaataaaaaaattatagtaaatatatatgttttttttttatttattttaattgtattttattttacatgtTTGCTGCGCATTTGATgcttatatattacattaATTAACTTGCTATTAtcaaatgaataaaaaaaagtttaaaaaaaaaaaaaaatagggaatatttttattatacacTTTTAAagcttttttttgtaaagaTAATAGTACTATTTTCCAAATGTAAAATaggtaaatataaaagaagttaactttaaaatatttaaacgttttttttttttttggggaaatataattatataaaccACAAACCGTGAACAGTTATTTATtctatttttgttttccaATTCAGGATTTCTTTGCCAGattactatatattttatccaCCGTAATAAGAGTGAAACATATTTGACGAATGCTTTTGAATTttcctaaaaaaaaataaccttttagtaaacaaaataaaaagcgTATAACATCCATACACATTTCCACATTCTTAGATTGAGCATAACAATAATAGAACAAGAAAataggaaaataaaaatacgaAATATTGCATAGTTGAACATTCTCGATAGGATCTTTtagaatataattttttttttaaattacaaaataaagatgaaagaaaaaacaaaaaaaaacgagtGTACAGAACagaatgaaaatataaaggaatatgatgaaaaaataaacacaTTTGTTAGTAACTTATTAGCAAgtataaattatatcaaCAATGCAATATTGTATAGAGACAACAGATTTATATTACGGatgttaaaatatataaaaaatatgcgcttaaatataaaaaatgacaGTGAAAATTTAATGCCAATTTTAGTAAGtttgataaataaaatatttaaagatACATATccaatatatacaatattaaataaatatataaatatgtataatgaaaataataaacaaaatataacagAAATTACAACCCTGAATGATAAAACTTATGCAAATTCTTTACCAGAAATAgaagtatttttttatattttatttatggtCCATTTAATagacaaaaaattatatgacGAATGTATTGAATTATCTAATTTAATAGTAAAAAgagtaaataaattaaatcgAAGGTCTTTAGATTTTATAAATGCAAAAGtatatttctattattCTTGGGTACATGAATTAAGAGGAAATATATCACAAGTTAGACAAgatttgttatttatatatagaaatgCATGCTTACATCGGGATATTATGACTCAAACAGTTGtcttaaatttaatattaagagattatataaaaaataatttatatgatatGGCTGTTAAATTTGTTAGTAAAACTATATTTCCTGAAAACATGTTATCAAATGTTCAACATGCCagatatttatattatattggaaaaatattagcTATACAATTAGACTATAGTGAATCACATAGTAAAATTACGCAAGCTTTAAGAAAAGCTCCACAAAACATTAATGTTGCAAAAGGGTTTAAACTTGAAGTTACAAAACTCGAAATAATTGTTGAGTTGCTTATGGGGGATATACCAGATCGATCATTATTtactaataaaattatgagaaataaattaattccTTATAAACATGTTGTTACCGCTGTTAGAAATGgagatataaataaatttgcaAATGTTatgaataattataaaaaattatttgttaaaGATGGTGTTTATTTGTTAATCAAGCGGATACATCACAACGTTATTAAAACGGCCCTTAGAATAATAAACCTTTCCTATTCCCGTATATCTATCGTAagtttttttcttattttttcttattttttttttcttttttttttcatatttttttcttttttttttctcatttttcTCACTTCCCAGACTGACATTGGGAAAAAAATCGGAGTAGAGTCCCCTATGGATATTGTAGGAATAACTGCAAAGGCAATTCATGATGGAGTGATAGGAGCAACAATTGATTATGACAATCTATATGTTGAGTCAAAACCAAACATCGATATTTACATCACAGGGGATCCTATGAAAGCATTTCATAAAAGAATTGCATTTTGTTTACAACTTTATTCAGATGCAGTAAAGGCCATGCAATATCctgatgaaaatgaaaaaacagAAAATGTAGAAGCAAAGGAAAGGAAAATTCGACAACAAGAAGAATTTGCTCAAGCAGAAGAAGGTGAACTTGGTGATGATACTGATttgttataaataaaaaatgtaataattgaaaaagatatttcattatttaactaatattatataatatgtcaCAAATGTTCGATTTTCTAacttcatttattattgcacattttttttttatccatCTTATTAATGCTTTAACTATCCGCTATATTgcaaatgataataaacaGAATGAGTTATTCTTAAccataaataatttaaaaaaaaaaaaaaaaagtaaaaataacaattttaatatataaccACGAATTAGCACCTTATGAAAGGCAAATACAAATTCCCAAGCCTATTAAAAAGTGTTCACCCCTTTCAATATCATAACatattatatctttattatttgtgtCGTTttagaaattaaaaatattatacatgcatatatattgatatagtgtttttgttttgtcataaaatattcgaatataaagaaaaaaggtGTGCAAcattatgaataaaaagtaacatatatgaaaatacacatgcacataaaataataatataatttgttgATCAAATCAGTTTACATAAGTTCATAACAAGAcgttgaaaatatatttatagtgCGCTAAAGaattgtgaaaaaaaaaaaaaaaaaaaaaaaacacgcacaaaaatatttgtttaaaattttatgttGTGAAAAGACATATTATTTCGCAAAGTgaattttgattttatatatgatcTGAACATTTTATCTTTTGAGATTTCTGGTTTTAATAAATCTCCTAATTgtttttgtaataattttattcttttcatttttggATCAGAATCTCgtatttctttaatttgttGTATAACATCATTCATAAAAAGagattcatttttattttttaataattttttttgcctttttttaatatctatagattttataaaaatttcatCATTGATACGTTCAGCAGCTTGAATAAACTTATCTTTGATTTgtgataaattattaaaatcaaAAACATTAGTTGATGTTACTATCAAATATCTTGGATCTACTCTTTTTAAAGGTACACCATTAACTTCATATGGGCCTATAACTGCTAATAATCCCGATTTTAAAACTTTAGTTATTATGCATCTTTTACCCATATGCTTGCCTGTTAATATAATAGCTACTTTTCCAACTTGGATAGATTTTCTCATTTTTCTTTgtacaatatattttttttttgaagctaatttttttccataatattttttagcaattgttttttttgctcGTACTGGGGTaagtgtttttttttgcccttttattacataatgttttaaagttttttttttatcatcagCGGATGCTCCactttttgtatttttagccattttaattaatatttatttgaataaaaaaaaagaaagaaatactctttattcaaaattatttgtaatatatatattatttacttttaactataattttttatgttaaaCGCTGTAAAACATAGCAAATACcaattgtaaaaaaattataaaaaaaattattattaaaaaatcgaatatatggaaataaatatatatttacctAAGAATAAGAAAAcgatttattataataatatttattaatattatatgcataatagggaataaacaaacaaatcataaaaacatattattgTGGAACcttttcaatatatttatataataaatgtacatacaaataaataagtaacctacataataaaataagcatattatataaatatattgtagaaatgtattttatgtaatatatatatttccataCCAAAAAGGggattataataaatacatgatacatatatatatatatgtatataatataatatatacacgtatatattatacatttttaaaagcactataataattcatttttccaataaaacaataaatttataaataaaaaatggcGTATTATATATAGCCTGCTTTCGAacattttaatgaaaattattttatccataatttaaaatatatgcataaaattGTTGTATCCACCCcccttatatatattagagTTGTTTGTAGTTGtggatatatatgtgcatatatatatgcatataataaatatatcctatacatatttattttttaaacacTTTATGTTCCTTaaatttttccattttatatatatctactttttaaaatataaaaaaaaaatgaattggaaaaataaactaGTATGGGAAAATGATATACTAATATTAAAActcataatttttacaaatcaatttttataaatcaatttttataaatcaatttttataaatctatttttataaaccaatttttataaatcaatttttataaatcaatttttataaatcaatttttataaaccaatttttataaatctatttttataaatatatttttataaatatatttttataaatctatttttataaatctatttttataaatatatttttataaatctatttttaataagcACTTATATCCCTAAAAGAGgcatataaaacatatatagaacattcttaatatttatagaaaactgtgttaaaataatagttgggcttttttattaaaacgTTGTAATATATCGTtacaatatatagaaaGAAAATACCAAagtttaatttataatttttttttttaattattcaCTTGGGTAGCTTAATATGTC
This DNA window, taken from Plasmodium berghei ANKA genome assembly, chromosome: 13, encodes the following:
- a CDS encoding 60S ribosomal protein L6, putative; the protein is MAKNTKSGASADDKKKTLKHYVIKGQKKTLTPVRAKKTIAKKYYGKKLASKKKYIVQRKMRKSIQVGKVAIILTGKHMGKRCIITKVLKSGLLAVIGPYEVNGVPLKRVDPRYLIVTSTNVFDFNNLSQIKDKFIQAAERINDEIFIKSIDIKKRQKKLLKNKNESLFMNDVIQQIKEIRDSDPKMKRIKLLQKQLGDLLKPEISKDKMFRSYIKSKFTLRNNMSFHNIKF
- a CDS encoding 26S proteasome regulatory subunit RPN3, putative yields the protein MKEKTKKNECTEQNENIKEYDEKINTFVSNLLASINYINNAILYRDNRFILRMLKYIKNMRLNIKNDSENLMPILVSLINKIFKDTYPIYTILNKYINMYNENNKQNITEITTLNDKTYANSLPEIEVFFYILFMVHLIDKKLYDECIELSNLIVKRVNKLNRRSLDFINAKVYFYYSWVHELRGNISQVRQDLLFIYRNACLHRDIMTQTVVLNLILRDYIKNNLYDMAVKFVSKTIFPENMLSNVQHARYLYYIGKILAIQLDYSESHSKITQALRKAPQNINVAKGFKLEVTKLEIIVELLMGDIPDRSLFTNKIMRNKLIPYKHVVTAVRNGDINKFANVMNNYKKLFVKDGVYLLIKRIHHNVIKTALRIINLSYSRISITDIGKKIGVESPMDIVGITAKAIHDGVIGATIDYDNLYVESKPNIDIYITGDPMKAFHKRIAFCLQLYSDAVKAMQYPDENEKTENVEAKERKIRQQEEFAQAEEGELGDDTDLL
- a CDS encoding LMBR1 domain-containing protein, putative translates to MDIITCTIFAIFVLIIFILCGIFYNYFVKQNESTLITLVVFILSLSTTFILVLFIPIDIYLVSNGNLEISNLEITQKSISRFYNSMFWTLIFEAYILVPFSYFYLKNKKSYKNEFDDNLEVCENVVESLKKTIYFIFFLVAVSIIGLIYRPGHKISMEKGKELDYISDLFDVKHTGESAILFLMGCVVFIGVSFWISYTSYGLACLPIELLKQKNIEYEKKEIENRFENLKEKEAMIKKKYNTLNEIKDNDKDEILKINNMKRLLSKYNYKLQEIEKISESWLSYIIGIALTFRILTGLIFLAFSSIIYVSLLASITDKYFNSICAYKCGFVLDQINTLYNMVDASLIFFSKYFPLDILVVVSLALYIFCCSVYGIVNVGIRVFFIPLYKLKPKKTSPETMLVFSFVIIHIILVLIMSFLTIAPNYVTYGIQKIKINDEIGYIKCSLKTDKHICKMSVLSLFFNKIFFGIPYFANSYFFSNCFFILMYTLSLFYTICFKKSSYLDRLNDPDLSSESLDEKMNLLPLEKLT